CGGATAGCGAAGCGGAGCTGCTTTTCCATGGCGATCGGGGCGATGAGGTTCACGTGGATGGTCACGGTGTCACCCGGAGTAACCATTTCGACACCTTCCGGGAGCTGGATAGTGCCAGTCACGTCGGTGGTGCGGAAGTAGAACTGCGGACGGTAGCCGTTCATGAACGGCGTGTGGCGGCCACCTTCGTCCTTCGTGAGGACGTAGATTTCAGCCTTGAACTCGGTGTGCGGAGTCACGGACTTCGGGGCGGCGAGAACCATGCCACGGACGATGTCCTTCTTTTCGGCGCCGCGGAGGAGAAGACCGACGTTGTCACCGGCCTGGGCGTCGTCGAGGAGCTTGCGGAACATTTCCACGCCCGTGATGACGTATTCGGTGGTTTCACCGAGACCGATGCGTTCGACCTTGTCGTTGAGGCGGACGATACCGCGTTCGATACGGCCGGTAGCGACGGTGCCGCGGCCGGTAATGGTGAACACGTCTTCGATCGGCATCAGGAACGGCTTGTCGGTATCGCGCTGCGGGAGCGGGATGTAGGAGTCGCAAGCGTCCATGAGTTCCATGACCTTGTCCTGCCATTCGGCTTCGCCTTCGAGAGCCTTGAGGGCAGAGCCACGGATGATCGGGGTGTTGTCACCGTCAAATTCGTACTTGCTGAGGAGTTCGCGGACTTCCATTTCGACGAGGTCGAGGATTTCGGCGTCGTCGACCATGTCGACCTTGTTCATGAACACGACGATCTTCGGCACGCCCACCTGGTGAGCGAGGAGGATGTGTTCACGGGTCTGGGGCATCGGACCGTCAGTAGCGGCCACGACGAGGATGGCGCCGTCCATCTGGGCAG
This DNA window, taken from Fibrobacter sp. UWR2, encodes the following:
- the tuf gene encoding elongation factor Tu codes for the protein MAKEHFDRSKPHCNIGTIGHVDHGKTTLTAAICTTLAARGLANAKRFDEIDNAPEEKARGITINTSHVEYTTANRHYAHVDCPGHADYVKNMVTGAAQMDGAILVVAATDGPMPQTREHILLAHQVGVPKIVVFMNKVDMVDDAEILDLVEMEVRELLSKYEFDGDNTPIIRGSALKALEGEAEWQDKVMELMDACDSYIPLPQRDTDKPFLMPIEDVFTITGRGTVATGRIERGIVRLNDKVERIGLGETTEYVITGVEMFRKLLDDAQAGDNVGLLLRGAEKKDIVRGMVLAAPKSVTPHTEFKAEIYVLTKDEGGRHTPFMNGYRPQFYFRTTDVTGTIQLPEGVEMVTPGDTVTIHVNLIAPIAMEKQLRFAIR